One window of the Paenibacillus beijingensis genome contains the following:
- a CDS encoding ABC transporter permease, with translation MIRSLLRNDLIYFIPVLVLGTAFALVVPGFGTWGNAGLILSQAAPLIIIALAQMFVLMTGGFDISVGAVAALVSVVTALACQQFGFAAALAAGLLTGVLAGTINGLNVAVFGVQPVIATLGMLLAGRGLSLLLAPMPVTGLPKQLLEIGYGSFWGLPISVWIALVLVIIVEILIRRTAWLRAILAVGGSESAARLNGISVRTIKLSAYAATGLLSAFAAILYTARANSGQPNLGVGLELDAITAAVIGGVSLLGGKGRAVGACAGALILAELANGMSLADISPFLQQVITGTVLIFYAIILFNNHLFRGFIIRKKKIVINENLNGGIVEHSKL, from the coding sequence ATGATTCGGTCCCTCCTTCGCAACGATTTGATTTATTTCATCCCCGTTCTTGTTCTGGGTACTGCATTTGCCCTCGTTGTTCCGGGTTTTGGAACCTGGGGCAATGCCGGTTTGATTCTCTCACAGGCTGCCCCTCTTATTATTATCGCTCTCGCGCAAATGTTCGTGCTGATGACCGGCGGTTTCGATATTTCGGTCGGGGCGGTTGCCGCTTTGGTAAGTGTCGTGACGGCTCTCGCCTGCCAGCAGTTCGGCTTTGCCGCCGCATTAGCTGCCGGATTGCTGACGGGTGTCTTGGCCGGGACCATCAACGGATTAAACGTTGCCGTATTCGGCGTACAGCCTGTAATCGCCACCTTGGGCATGCTTCTTGCAGGAAGAGGGCTTTCCCTGCTGCTCGCTCCAATGCCGGTTACCGGCCTGCCGAAACAGTTGCTCGAAATCGGATACGGGTCGTTTTGGGGACTGCCGATTTCGGTATGGATCGCCTTGGTGTTAGTCATTATCGTTGAAATCCTCATCAGGCGGACCGCTTGGCTGCGGGCGATATTGGCGGTTGGGGGCTCCGAAAGCGCGGCGCGCTTAAACGGAATCTCCGTCAGAACAATCAAACTGAGCGCTTATGCGGCAACAGGTCTTCTTTCCGCATTCGCCGCTATCCTGTATACGGCCCGCGCCAATTCCGGCCAACCGAATCTTGGAGTCGGATTGGAGCTTGACGCCATTACGGCGGCCGTTATCGGCGGAGTATCCTTGCTGGGCGGCAAAGGCCGTGCGGTCGGCGCTTGCGCCGGGGCGCTCATTCTTGCCGAGCTTGCGAACGGGATGAGCCTGGCGGATATTTCACCTTTTTTGCAGCAGGTCATAACGGGAACGGTTTTGATTTTTTATGCCATCATTCTGTTTAATAATCATCTTTTTCGAGGCTTTATTATTCGCAAAAAGAAGATTGTTATAAATGAAAACTTAAATGGAGGGATCGTCGAACATTCAAAACTTTAA
- a CDS encoding sugar ABC transporter substrate-binding protein — MKKISTLACFMLLTMVLSACGSNSGSNASPNASAPETEAGSAPSKIVIGLSVPDLSSSFWTSIVYGAKTEAEASGVTLLIENAGGDAKVQDQISQIQNLTQKNVNALIVGATDGTGVAPVVDLAANKGIAVVGLSSPPDTDKLVSSVGTDNYRMGKLLAQGIGAKLNGTGQVAMMAGPAGQVWATKRAQGFEETIAGEFPGIKIVSTDHTGDNRNAALNLMQDWLQRFPDLKAVYTATDDIGAGAADAIEAADKTGSILVASSNLSPVGIDYLKRGLLAFETTQKVVAQGRAAVQQAVRAVKGEAVEKEVVTDVVFVDQHSIASVDFSDISAPEGFKP; from the coding sequence ATGAAGAAAATTTCAACGCTTGCATGTTTCATGCTGCTCACGATGGTCCTGTCGGCATGCGGCTCGAACTCGGGCTCGAATGCTTCTCCAAATGCAAGCGCCCCGGAAACGGAAGCCGGATCCGCCCCGTCAAAAATCGTGATCGGGCTGTCCGTACCGGATTTGTCTTCATCGTTCTGGACGTCGATCGTCTACGGGGCGAAAACGGAGGCAGAAGCTTCCGGCGTTACATTGCTGATTGAAAATGCGGGAGGAGACGCTAAAGTACAGGACCAAATTTCGCAAATTCAAAATTTAACGCAGAAAAATGTTAATGCCCTGATCGTGGGTGCAACCGATGGAACCGGTGTTGCACCGGTTGTTGACCTGGCCGCTAATAAAGGGATTGCGGTTGTCGGATTAAGCAGTCCGCCCGATACGGACAAGCTGGTCTCCTCGGTAGGTACGGATAATTACAGGATGGGCAAACTGCTTGCGCAAGGAATTGGAGCAAAGTTGAACGGAACCGGCCAGGTCGCCATGATGGCGGGGCCGGCGGGACAAGTATGGGCAACAAAACGGGCACAAGGATTCGAGGAAACGATTGCCGGCGAATTTCCCGGGATCAAAATCGTTTCTACCGACCATACAGGAGACAATCGCAACGCGGCATTGAATCTGATGCAGGATTGGCTGCAGCGGTTTCCCGACCTGAAAGCTGTTTATACGGCGACGGACGATATCGGGGCCGGAGCCGCCGATGCGATCGAAGCGGCTGACAAGACGGGGAGCATTCTGGTGGCATCATCCAACCTGAGCCCTGTAGGCATCGATTACTTGAAGCGCGGATTGCTCGCTTTTGAAACGACGCAAAAGGTCGTTGCCCAAGGCAGGGCGGCGGTTCAGCAAGCGGTCAGGGCCGTAAAAGGCGAAGCTGTCGAGAAAGAAGTCGTGACGGATGTCGTATTCGTGGATCAACATTCCATCGCCAGCGTGGATTTCTCGGATATAAGCGCACCGGAAGGGTTTAAACCTTAA
- a CDS encoding RidA family protein translates to MKEAIILPGYVDDMPFSLGYKVKGGTTLHISGATAYPLYHSHPHIEEELQVSDSIKDQTQKVLDNIKLVVEAAGGTINDIVKTTIFNTRMDLQDEVNEVYNAFFAGHRPARSHIGVSELVGSKLMIEIEVIAVLNN, encoded by the coding sequence ATGAAAGAAGCCATCATTTTGCCAGGATATGTTGACGATATGCCGTTTTCGCTCGGATATAAAGTCAAAGGGGGGACGACGCTGCACATTTCCGGAGCAACCGCATATCCGCTGTACCACAGCCACCCCCACATCGAAGAAGAGCTGCAGGTTTCCGATTCCATCAAGGACCAAACGCAAAAGGTGCTTGATAATATCAAGCTTGTTGTGGAAGCGGCCGGCGGGACAATCAACGACATTGTGAAAACGACCATTTTCAATACCCGGATGGATCTGCAGGATGAAGTCAACGAGGTGTACAACGCGTTCTTCGCCGGTCACAGACCCGCACGTTCCCATATCGGCGTATCCGAGCTTGTAGGCTCCAAACTGATGATCGAAATTGAAGTCATCGCGGTTTTGAACAATTAA
- a CDS encoding TMAO reductase system protein TorT, producing the protein MRKIYLSTMFTIMTILLLSACSSNANQPEVNQDDIVIGLSVPSLSSSFWTSIVYGAQSEADRLGAKLIVVNAGGDTKVQDQISQIQNLIQKQVDALIVGATDGKGVAPIVSQAVSKGIPVVGLSSLPESDELVSEVGADHYKIGQLLAKGMGDALKGTGQVAMMAGPAGQHWATDRAKGFQETISSEFPAIKIVSIEHTDDNRNGALTLMEDWLQRFPDLTGVFTATDDIGAGAADAIAAANKTGGILIASSNLSPVGIDYMKRGLITFETAEKVVVQGKAAAEQAYNAVAGKPVEKQVITDVLYVDRNGIDSVDLSEINAPDGFKP; encoded by the coding sequence ATGCGCAAGATTTACTTGTCTACGATGTTCACAATCATGACGATACTGCTGCTTTCAGCATGCAGTTCCAACGCAAATCAACCTGAAGTCAATCAGGATGACATTGTCATCGGGCTTTCCGTCCCGAGTCTGTCCTCATCATTCTGGACGTCGATTGTTTACGGTGCCCAATCCGAAGCGGATAGGCTGGGGGCAAAATTAATCGTTGTGAATGCGGGAGGGGATACGAAGGTCCAGGATCAAATCTCCCAGATCCAGAACTTGATCCAGAAGCAAGTGGATGCATTGATTGTCGGGGCGACAGACGGGAAAGGGGTTGCGCCCATTGTTAGTCAGGCCGTTTCCAAAGGAATCCCTGTCGTAGGGTTAAGCAGTCTTCCGGAGAGCGATGAGCTTGTTTCGGAGGTTGGGGCAGACCATTACAAAATCGGGCAACTGTTAGCCAAAGGAATGGGGGACGCGCTGAAAGGCACCGGTCAAGTCGCGATGATGGCAGGTCCTGCTGGACAACACTGGGCAACCGACCGGGCGAAAGGATTTCAAGAGACAATCAGCTCCGAGTTTCCGGCGATTAAGATCGTATCGATTGAACATACCGATGACAATCGAAACGGTGCATTGACGCTGATGGAGGATTGGCTGCAGCGCTTTCCGGATCTAACCGGCGTTTTTACAGCAACGGACGATATCGGTGCGGGAGCGGCCGATGCCATTGCGGCTGCAAATAAGACCGGCGGTATCCTCATCGCATCTTCCAATCTAAGCCCTGTCGGGATTGATTATATGAAACGGGGCCTAATCACATTCGAAACGGCGGAGAAAGTGGTTGTCCAAGGAAAAGCGGCAGCCGAACAAGCTTACAATGCGGTTGCCGGAAAGCCGGTTGAGAAACAAGTGATTACGGATGTGCTGTATGTAGACCGAAACGGCATCGATTCGGTTGATCTTTCCGAGATTAACGCTCCGGACGGATTCAAACCCTAA
- a CDS encoding RidA family protein → MKETIVLPGYVDDMPFSLGYEVKGGATTLYLSGATAYPLYYSHPAFGWVANAEQSDESDAGMSLPNSIKEQTQIVLENLKIVIEAAGGTINDIVKTTIFNKRMDLQDEVNEVYNAFFAGHRPARSHIGVADLVSPDLLIEIEAIAVLND, encoded by the coding sequence ATGAAAGAAACAATTGTTTTACCGGGTTATGTTGACGATATGCCTTTTTCTTTAGGTTATGAAGTAAAGGGCGGAGCAACAACGTTATACCTCTCCGGCGCAACGGCCTATCCTCTCTATTACAGTCACCCTGCCTTTGGGTGGGTTGCAAATGCCGAGCAAAGCGATGAAAGCGATGCCGGTATGTCTCTCCCCAACTCGATTAAAGAACAGACGCAGATCGTACTTGAAAACCTCAAAATTGTCATAGAAGCAGCCGGCGGGACGATCAACGATATTGTCAAAACGACGATTTTCAATAAACGTATGGACCTGCAAGACGAAGTTAACGAAGTATACAATGCGTTTTTTGCCGGACATCGGCCTGCCCGCTCTCATATCGGAGTTGCTGACCTTGTCAGCCCGGATCTTTTGATCGAGATTGAAGCGATCGCGGTTTTGAACGATTAA
- a CDS encoding cyclase family protein, whose protein sequence is MKIIDLSLPVNDEVYGPPSTNVKVQFTPHNRGPGFWQVTSIDMSVHTGSHIDSALHVTEDGGTVDQFSLDQVIGEAVILDLTHIKDHQGITAADLEACQAQIQPGDIILLNTGWSDKTWGQYPRYFVDSPFLTLDAGRWLVQQKPRAIGCDFFEEYAARFKDFTSEDFIVHREILDSGIVLLEGLTNLSALPSDRIQFFGPFVKFAGIEGSMARFFAVVEE, encoded by the coding sequence TTGAAAATTATCGACTTGAGTCTGCCTGTCAACGATGAAGTGTACGGTCCGCCGTCTACGAATGTAAAGGTACAATTTACCCCTCATAACCGGGGTCCCGGGTTTTGGCAGGTTACATCGATCGATATGAGCGTGCATACGGGCTCGCATATTGATTCGGCGCTGCATGTCACTGAAGACGGGGGTACGGTGGATCAATTTTCGCTCGATCAAGTCATTGGCGAAGCCGTCATTTTGGATTTGACCCACATCAAAGACCATCAGGGGATTACGGCGGCGGACTTGGAAGCCTGTCAAGCCCAAATCCAGCCGGGAGATATTATTCTTCTCAATACCGGCTGGAGCGATAAAACGTGGGGGCAGTATCCGCGGTACTTCGTGGATTCGCCGTTCCTTACGCTGGACGCCGGAAGATGGCTGGTTCAACAGAAACCGCGGGCAATCGGATGCGATTTTTTCGAGGAATATGCGGCAAGATTTAAAGATTTCACTTCGGAGGATTTCATCGTTCACCGGGAAATATTGGACAGCGGAATTGTATTGTTGGAGGGACTGACGAATCTAAGCGCACTGCCGTCCGACAGGATTCAGTTTTTCGGTCCGTTTGTAAAATTCGCAGGAATCGAAGGTTCCATGGCCCGTTTTTTTGCGGTAGTTGAAGAATGA
- a CDS encoding fumarylacetoacetate hydrolase family protein, whose protein sequence is MKLGTYEQEGKWFAGVIENDGIFPVDQLLEGSPNAARIKDMLEIIEFGEEALGWIREGLENGRSRVRPIPPEQVNVLAPIVLPAKNVFCVGRNYIEHVHEGDRANGVAIGAPKKPIFFTKAPTSVIGDGDPIVYPDCTRKLDYECELAVVIGKQGKDIKEEDVYDYIFGYTIINDVTARDLQDEHGQWFKGKSLDTFCPTGPYIVTKDELEWPLNVSLELRVNGELRQSMVTADMIFHIPRIISELSKGMTLEAGDIIATGTGPGCGFGFEPPKFLNVGDVVEIKVEGIGVLQNPVR, encoded by the coding sequence GTGAAATTGGGGACTTATGAACAAGAGGGGAAATGGTTCGCCGGGGTCATCGAAAACGATGGGATCTTCCCGGTTGATCAGCTGCTTGAAGGCAGCCCGAATGCTGCTCGTATCAAGGATATGCTTGAAATTATCGAATTCGGCGAGGAGGCGCTCGGCTGGATCAGAGAAGGACTTGAGAACGGCAGAAGCCGGGTTCGACCGATACCACCCGAACAAGTTAACGTACTCGCGCCCATCGTCTTGCCGGCAAAAAATGTTTTTTGTGTCGGCCGCAATTATATCGAACACGTTCATGAAGGCGACCGCGCCAACGGCGTAGCGATCGGAGCGCCCAAGAAACCGATTTTTTTTACAAAAGCGCCCACTTCCGTGATCGGCGACGGGGACCCGATCGTCTACCCCGATTGCACCCGGAAATTGGATTACGAATGCGAATTGGCCGTCGTCATAGGCAAGCAAGGCAAAGACATCAAGGAAGAGGATGTATACGACTATATATTCGGCTATACGATTATTAACGATGTTACCGCGAGAGACTTGCAGGATGAGCATGGTCAATGGTTCAAAGGGAAATCGCTGGATACGTTTTGTCCGACAGGCCCTTATATCGTGACAAAAGACGAACTGGAATGGCCGCTCAATGTTTCGCTTGAACTTAGGGTGAACGGAGAACTGCGGCAATCGATGGTTACGGCGGATATGATCTTTCATATTCCGCGGATCATATCGGAGCTTTCGAAAGGCATGACGTTGGAAGCCGGCGATATCATCGCAACGGGAACCGGTCCCGGATGCGGATTCGGATTTGAGCCGCCGAAATTTTTGAACGTCGGGGATGTCGTAGAAATAAAGGTGGAAGGCATCGGAGTGCTGCAAAATCCGGTAAGGTAG